A stretch of Ipomoea triloba cultivar NCNSP0323 chromosome 13, ASM357664v1 DNA encodes these proteins:
- the LOC116002979 gene encoding cytosolic sulfotransferase 12-like: protein MPAPSDHNASNSLLPHYLQEDFGTQGFRELISSLPKEKGWLTPNIYNYKGFWFGAFHLQGALRFQQHFQAQDSDILLITLPKSGTIWLKALIFAVITRKHFLVSQETHPLLTNNPHELIPFVDVSYARETTPDFPLSNGVRVLSTHFPYPFLPESVREKNCKLIYLCRSPKDTVVSYWHFANKMRGEKSENNKEMKEISLEEAVENYCRGVSLGGPFWDHTLGYWNQSSENPRKVLFVKYEEIKEEPEAHLRRLAAFLGCPFSKEEEKGGVVGEILRLCSFDNLSGLEVNRSGKGVFGNNNSVMFRKGEVGDWRNHLTDEMASRIDQIVEEKFNGSGLKP, encoded by the coding sequence ATGCCTGCACCATCTGACCATAATGCCTCAAACTCTTTGTTACCTCACTATCTACAAGAAGACTTTGGCACCCAAGGCTTCAGAGAACTGATAAGTTCACTGCCCAAAGAGAAAGGATGGCTCACTCCAAATATCTACAACTACAAAGGCTTCTGGTTCGGTGCCTTTCACCTTCAAGGCGCTCTGAGGTTCCAACAACATTTCCAGGCTCAAGATTCCGATATTCTCCTCATTACCCTCCCTAAATCCGGCACCATCTGGTTAAAAGCTCTCATATTTGCAGTAATCACTCGAAAACACTTCCTTGTGTCGCAAGAAACCCACCCTTTGCTCACAAACAACCCCCACGAGCTAATTCCATTTGTAGATGTTTCTTATGCTAGAGAAACCACCCCGGATTTCCCTCTCAGTAATGGGGTTAGGGTTCTTTCCACGCATTTCCCGTACCCGTTTTTGCCGGAATCTGTCCGGGAAAAGAATTGCAAGCTGATTTATCTCTGCCGGAGCCCTAAGGACACGGTGGTGTCTTATTGGCACTTTGCGAATAAAATGAGGGGAGAGAAATCAGAGAATAATAAGGAAATGAAAGAGATATCGCTTGAAGAGGCAGTAGAGAATTATTGCCGGGGAGTGAGCCTTGGAGGGCCGTTTTGGGATCATACTTTGGGGTACTGGAATCAGAGTTCGGAGAATCCTAGGAAGGTGTTGTTCGTGAAGTACGAGGAAATTAAGGAGGAGCCCGAGGCTCATCTGAGGAGATTGGCGGCGTTCTTGGGGTGCCCGTTTTCCAAGGAGGAAGAAAAGGGTGGGGTGGTGGGTGAAATCTTGAGGCTTTGCAGCTTTGATAACCTGAGCGGCTTGGAGGTTAACCGGAGCGGTAAGGGCGTGTTTGGGAACAACAATAGTGTGATGTTCAGGAAAGGTGAGGTTGGGGATTGGAGGAACCATTTGACAGATGAAATGGCCAGCAGAATTGATCAGATTGTTGAAGAAAAGTTCAATGGATCAGGGCTCAAGCCTTGA
- the LOC116003173 gene encoding uncharacterized protein LOC116003173, which produces MKEDHNRVFCHSSVCKEEADLAFFEEKVAFDSNDPGLEISPLDSSVDRKDQFLLSDISSAAEFSHSDPDNSVIKCELHELTVYNVVKDICVDEGARGVDKISIESWTGDPDQDKNRDIQEDDDSKLLAEDQSKPGDFDGDVADECTTKEKEDIKPIVSDPRKFSSEVDDSKDAFVESTHEQNSQMPSEEANTAEKSAEKLPESVLISEPLHEVENSDKTSASNAIQAQLPELEDRPKTEDKASNYLPIASTRSDRFTDGETSFSAAGSLSALIAYSGSISLRSDSSTTSTRSFAFPVLQSEWHGSPVRMAKPQKKRGWRHSILCCRF; this is translated from the exons ATGAAGGAAGATCATAATCGAGTTTTCTGTCATTCGAGTGTTTGCAAGGAGGAGGCCGATTTGGCTTTCTTTGAAGAGAAAGTGGCGTTTGATTCCAATGATCCCGGGCTTGAAATCTCCCCGCTAGACTCATCTGTTGATCGTAAAGATCAATTTTTGTTGTCTGATATATCATCTGCAGCAGAGTTTTCACACTCAGATCCTGATAACAGTGTTATTAAATGTGAGCTTCATGAGTTAACAGTGTACAATGTTGTCAAAGATATCTGTGTCGATGAGGGGGCTCGTGGGGTCGATAAGATTTCAATAGAAAGCTGGACAGGCGATCCTGATCAAGACAAAAACCGTGATATCCAAGAAGACGATGACAGTAAATTGCTTGCTGAAGATCAATCAAAACCAGGAGATTTTGATGGTGATGTTGCTGATGAATGTACAACAAAGGAAAAGGAAGATATCAAACCAATTGTTTCAGATCCTCGAAAATTTTCCTCAGAAGTTGATGATAGCAAAGATGCTTTTGTAGAATCAACACATGAACAGAATTCTCAG ATGCCTTCTGAAGAGGCGAACACAGCTGAGAAGAGCGCTGAAAAGCTCCCCGAATCTGTCCTCATCTCAGAACCTTTGCACGAGGTCGAGAATTCTGATAAAACTTCAGCCTCGAACGCCATCCAAGCTCAGCTGCCCGAGTTAGAAGATAGGCCTAAAACCGAGGATAAGGCCTCGAATTATCTCCCAATTGCCAGCACCAGATCAGATCGGTTTACAGATGGGGAGACTAGTTTCTCTGCAGCAGGCTCTCTCTCGGCTCTGATTGCATACTCGGGGAGCATTTCTCTTCGTTCAGATAGTAGCACAACGAGCACCCGATCCTTTGCCTTCCCGGT ATTACAATCGGAGTGGCATGGCAGTCCCGTGAGAATGGCAAAACCGCAGAAGAAGAGAGGGTGGAGGCACAGTATTCTCTGCTGTAGATTCTGA
- the LOC116001522 gene encoding cytosolic sulfotransferase 12-like, with protein MAAPSETNISNSPSSLSQFLQENSYTEELREFLNSLPKETGWLTPDLYNYKGFWLEPSLLQGALTSHQHFQAQDSDVILSTFPKSGTVWLKALAFALITRKHFLASQESEETHPLHTNNPHDLIPFLEFSYAVNERPDFALTNGLRLLATHLPLSLLPKSVWESKCKLIYLCRNPKDTVVSFWHFINKLRSELRGQEAMPFPEAFDSYCRLFKVGDWRNHLTDEMARRLDQIVEEKFSGTGLKF; from the exons ATGGCTGCGCCATCTGAAACTAATATCTCAAACTCACCATCATCTCTGTCTCAATTTTTACAAGAAAACTCTTACACTGAAGAGTTGAGAGAGTTTCTGAATTCACTACCCAAAGAAACAGGTTGGCTCACTCCTGATTTGTACAACTACAAAGGGTTTTGGTTGGAACCCTCTCTCTTGCAAGGTGCTCTTACATCCCACCAACATTTCCAGGCTCAAGACTCTGATGTTATACTAAGCACCTTCCCTAAATCCGGCACCGTTTGGTTGAAAGCTCTGGCATTTGCGTTGATCACTCGAAAACACTTCCTTGCATCGCAAGAAAGTGAAGAAACCCACCCTTTACACACAAACAACCCTCATGACCTCATTCCCTTCTTGGAATTCTCTTATGCAGTAAATGAGAGACCTGATTTCGCTTTGACTAACGGGTTGAGGCTATTGGCTACACATTTACCGCTCTCGTTGTTGCCCAAATCGGTGTGGGAATCGAAATGCAAGCTGATTTATCTCTGCAGGAACCCGAAGGACACCGTGGTGTCGTTCTGGCACTTCATAAATAAGCTGAGGAGTGAGCTTCGAGGCCAGGAAGCTATGCCGTTTCCTGAGGCGTTTGATAGTTATTGCAG GCTATTTAAGGTTGGAGATTGGAGGAACCATCTGACAGATGAAATGGCGAGGAGACTTGATCAAATTGTTGAAGAAAAGTTTTCAGGGACAGGGCTCAAGTTCTGA
- the LOC116001520 gene encoding cytosolic sulfotransferase 12-like: MAAPSETNVSNSPSLLSQLLQGNSYTEEFKELLNSLPKETGWLAPDLYNYKGFWLEPFFLQGALTSQQHFQAQDSDVILSTFPKSGTVWLKALAFALITRKQFLASQESEKSHPLHTNNPHELIPYLEFSYAVKERPDFALAKGSRLLATHLPLSLFPKSVWESKCKVIYLCRNPKDTVVSFWHFMNKLRRELRGLEALPFPEAFDSYCRGVSNTGPFWDHVLEHWKESLENPRKVLFFKYEEMKKEPEDHLRRMAAFLGCPFSQEEEESGVVSGILKLCSFESLSNLEVNKNAINGGLGVENGVLFRKGKVGDWRNYLTDKMAKTLDQIVQEKFTGTGLML; this comes from the exons ATGGCTGCGCCATCTGAAACTAATGTCTCAAACTCACCATCACTTCTGTCTCAACTTTTACAAGGAAACTCTTACACTGAAGAGTTCAAAGAACTTCTGAATTCACTACCCAAAGAAACAGGTTGGCTCGCTCCTGATTTGTACAACTACAAAGGGTTTTGGTTGGAGCCCTTTTTCTTGCAAGGTGCCCTTACATCCCAACAACATTTCCAGGCTCAAGACTCTGATGTTATACTAAGCACCTTCCCTAAATCCGGCACCGTTTGGTTGAAAGCTCTGGCATTTGCGCTGATCACTCGAAAACAGTTCCTTGCGTCGCAAGAAAGTGAAAAATCCCACCCTTTACACACAAACAACCCTCATGAGCTCATTCCCTACTTGGAATTTTCTTATGCGGTGAAAGAAAGACCGGATTTCGCTTTGGCTAAAGGGTCGAGGCTATTGGCTACACATTTACCGCTCTCGTTGTTCCCCAAATCGGTGTGGGAATCGAAATGCAAGGTGATTTATCTCTGCAGGAACCCCAAAGACACCGTGGTGTCTTTCTGGCACTTCATGAATAAGCTGAGGAGGGAGCTTCGAGGCCTGGAAGCCTTGCCGTTTCCCGAGGCGTTTGACAGTTATTGCAG GGGAGTGAGTAACACTGGGCCTTTCTGGGACCATGTATTGGAGCACTGGAAAGAAAGCCTGGAAAATCCCAGAAAAGTTTTATTCTTCAAGTACGAGGAGATGAAGAAAGAGCCGGAGGATCATTTGAGGCGAATGGCGGCGTTCTTGGGGTGCCCATTTTCTCAGGAGGAAGAAGAGAGTGGTGTGGTAAGTGGAATCTTGAAGCTTTGTAGCTTTGAAAGCTTGAGCAATTTGGAGGTTAACAAGAATGCTATTAATGGCGGTCTTGGGGTTGAGAATGGTGTGTTATTCAGGAAAGGTAAAGTTGGAGATTGGAGGAACTATCTGACTGATAAAATGGCTAAGACACTTGATCAAATTGTCCAGGAAAAGTTCACAGGGACAGGACTCATGTTATGA